The region GAGGCTGGGGCAAAAACACTGGCACAGGATGAAGCCACATCAGTTGTGTGGGGCATGCCCCGAGCCGCCGTTGAATTCCAGGCGGCTGAGAAAGTAGTTCCCTTGTCTAAAGTGACAATGGAGTTGCTTAACGCTGTGAAGCGTCAGTAATAACCCACGGCTGCGAGTACCAATAGAACTGCCCGCTAAAGCGTTTAGACGGTGCTGTACAATTGTATCGCGAACGGCCATTCGGTAAAGGTTTGGTGGTTGTAATGGTCACTGTCTTTGTTCCCTGCCAAGTTAAATCTGCTTTGCCTAAACCTGAAACGAAACAAGCAAACTGGTTTTGGTAGAAATCCATCTCTTTAAAAGTCAGTGTGATTGATGGGGTCCGATTAACCGTGACCGAGTCCTGATAGTCAGTTTTGGCAAGTGAAAAGGCCAGCGAGTACAGTTTGGTTTTTAAGGTGTTTAAATTGGCATAAATGCCGGATGCAGGAAATCGTGGCAGCCGGGTAAAGTCTGAGTCTGGCCCCACGGCACCGGAATGTTGCCCAATCCCAACCAGGCCAAGTTCCGCGACTAGCTCTTGTAAAGGACGATCGAACTCGCCGTAGGGATAAGCGATATAAGGTAAGTCATGACCTATTTCTTCTTTGATCCTGGCTTGTGACCAAACCAAATCCTGGCGGATCCGGCTACGCCATTGCGCCTGGCTTTCTCCTGCCTTTTTGAGGTGTAAATAGTCATGTTGCGCACTGTGGTTGGCGATTAATGCGCCGCGTTTTGACAGTTGTCGTAGCTGCTCCCAGCTCATGACGTAGCCTTTCTTTTCATCGATAAGCTTAGGATTAACAAAAATTGTATAAGGGTAGCCAAACTGTTCAAGTACAGGTGCGGCGGCTTCCATATTGTTCAGGTAGCCATCATCAAAGGTGATGGCGACTGTTTTAGGCGGCAGGGTTTTTCCCGCTTGTAGCTGCTGAATTAGTTCATCTAACGCAATAACTGAGAACTGCTCCGATTTAAGAAAGTTCAGGTGCTGGCGAAAAGTTGCTTCACTGACGCTGGTCACTGCCGGCAGTTTTTCACTGACATGATGATATTGTAGAATGACCGCGGCCAGGCCTGTTCGGGTATTGAATAAAACGAGTATAAGAACTAATACATGAAACCACTTAATCGAGCGCATACTTCCCACCATTTTCAGTTGCTTGCTATTGCTGCTCCGATGATTTTATCAAATATCTCGGTGCCCCTGTTAGGGTTAGTTGACACCGCAGTGATTGGTCATTTGAGTGATGCATATTATCTTGCCGGGATAGCCCTGGGTTCTGGCAGTATTGCTTTGCTGTTCTGGCTGGCTAGTTTTCTGCGTATGAGTACCACGGGGGAGATTGCCCAGGCATATGGTCAGCAAGACTCAGGTCGGGCGCTGCAATCACTCTCGGCCAGTATGAGCTTTGCTCTGGCATTTGCGTTGTTGTTGATAGTGTGTACGCCGTGGTTGCTTGAACTCATTGCTGTGTTGTCCGGGGCATCGCCTCAGGTGCTTGAGCAAGCTGAGGTGTACTTCTCTATTAGAATTTATAGTGCGCCAGCGGCCATGTTAAACCTGGTGATGCTTGGGTTTATGTTGGGAATGCAATACGGGCGTGGTCCTTTCTATGTGGTGCTGTTTACTAATATTGTCAATATAGTGCTGGATGTATTGTTTGTGGTGGTGTTGGAGTTTGCCGTTGCAGGTGCCGCCTGGGCATCAGTGATTGCGGACTATTCGGCACTGGTATTGTCTTGCTGTCTGCTTCGCAAGGTGCTGAACGGTGCTGGCTGGCAGTGGCAGCTCAAAGTTCCTAACCGAGAAGAGGTACAGCGTTTGCTGCACCTGAATCGTGATATTTTCATTCGTTCACTCATGCTGCAGTTGTGTTTTAGCTTTATGACCTTTTATGGAGCAAGATTGGGAGAAGATATTTTGGCTGCCAATGCGGTGTTGCTGAACTTCCTGATGCTGGTGAGTTTTGCGATGGATGGCATTGCCTATGCGGTCGAGGCGAAAGTCGGGCAGGCAAAAGGTGCCCGAGATCTGTTTATGTTAAGGCGCTGGGTTCGGATCAGTTGTATCTGGGCTGGTTGCTTTGCATTGTTGTATACTGGAATATTTACGCTTTTTGGTTCGTTTGTGATTGGTTTATTGACTGATATTCCTGCTGTTATCGATACTGCGCAAGTATATTTGCCCTGGTTGATAGTGCTTCCATTGATTGCAACAAGCTGTTTTTTGTTTGATGGTGTTTTCGTAGGTTTGACCCGCGCAAAAGAAATGCGCAACAGTATGTTATTGTCTGCTGTGCTGGGGTTCTTTGTACCGTTCTGGCTTGCTCAGCATTGGGGGAATCATGGCTTATGGTTTGCGATGAGTTGTTTTATGGGGTTGAGGGGGCTGACTCTGATACTGAAATATCGACAGCTGAGTGTCAGGCAGCAGTTACTGAATTAGATTAATGAATGAGGGATCTGTATTATTCCTCAAAGGCCTTTTTGGCTGCTGCTTTAGCAGATTCTCGTGCCGATAGCACCTGAGAAAAACGATTAGCGAAAATACCCAGATAACCATAACCGGCAACACCCAGTGCGGGTACCAGAACTATCATTCCAGGCAGTTGCAGCCAGGGCTGATAAAAATAGCCTAAGGCAATGAGCACCATACTCAGAACAAATAAGGCCAGCCCAGAGAGGAAGAATCGCAGGCTACGCTTAGGGTGCGACCCTAAGCGATATATTAAATGCCGCATACGGATTTAATAGTAGGAGTGATCGCCCCGTGAGTGCTCGGTGATATCACGGACGCCGGTGATTTCCTCGAACTTGGCGATCATTTCTTTTTCGATACCTTCTTTGAGTGTGACATCGATCATAGAGCAGCCGTTACAACCACCACCGAATTGTAATACGGCAATGCCCTCAGCTGTGATTTCAACCAGGCTGACCTGGCCACCGTGATTGGCCAGTTGAGGGTTTACCTCAGTCACCAGCATATGCTCGACACGTTCTTCCAGTGACGCATTGTTGCTAAGCTTTTTCGCTTTCGCGTTAGGCGCTTTAAGGGTCAGTTGGCTGCCCATTTTATCAGTGACAAAGTCGATCTCTGCTTCTTCAAGGAAGGGGGCACTTTCTGCGTCGACAACAGCATCAAATCCATTGAATGGTAAGCGGATATCGCTGTCTTCAACGGCATCGGCTGGACAATATGAAACGCCACATTCAGCCTGAGCTGTACCTGGGTTTACGACGAATACGCGAATGTTTGTACCATCGGCTTGATCGGCCAATAGCTTGGCAAAGTGTGACTGAGCTGTCTCTGAAATTGTGATCATAATCTACGCTATACTTGACTAAATTACTCGGTTAATCCCTATGATACTCCCCTCATCTTGTTGTAGCTAGTGTTGGGCGTAAAAATTTGCAGCAACTTGAGCCTCATTGCTAGCGTACTGGCTGGTTAATAATTGCCGGAGTAGATGGAGTAACTATGTATCGACTGTTAATCGTGCTGTGTGTGTTGAGTTTGCAACTCAGCGCTAAGCCACTGAGTTTTTATTTTGATGACACACAACAATTTGATCCACTCGTTCCAAAACCACATGAGGTGCTGGGGTATGAAGTCGGAGAGTGGCATGTGCGTCCGGAGCAATTGGTACACTACTTAAGCAAGTTGGCAGAGACAAGCCCGCGGGTAACAATAAAGACCATAGGTCACAGCCATGAACATCGGCCACTGGTATTGCTGACCATTACCAATGAAAGCAGGCTTAGAGACATAGAGGCGGTAAAAAAAGCACATTTGAGCGCGTTTGAACAGCCACAGCCTCGCAAAGAGGCGCCGGCCATAGTCTGGCTTGGTTATAGTGTTCATGGCAATGAGCCATCGGGCAGTAACACGGCCATGCTGGTGGCTTACTACCTGGCGGCTGCTCAGGGGGAGAAAATAGATGCCTTGTTGCGCGATACCGTGATATTGCTAGACCCGTCACTGAACCCAGACGGGTTGGCACGATTTGCTAACTGGGCCAACAGTCACCGCGGTCAGGTACTGTCAAGCGATCCTCAACACAGAGAGCATGTTGAAGGCTGGCCCTCAGGCAGAACCAATCACTATTGGTTTGACTTAAACCGGGACTGGCTGTTGTTGCAGCACCCAGAATCTCAGGCACGGATCGCAGCATTTCATGAGTGGAAGCCTAATGTTTTAGCTGATTTTCACGAAATGGGTCCTAATTCAAGCTACTTTTTCCAGCCTGGGATCCCATCGCGCACGCATCCACTGACACCCGAGCGCAACCAAAGTTTAACTGCGGCCATTGGTCAGTTTCATGCAGATGCACTGGACCAGACCGGTCAGCTATATTTTACTCAGGAAAGTTTTGACGACTTTTACTATGGCAAAGGGTCAACCTATCCAGATATCAATGGATCAGTGGGCATTCTGTTTGAGCAGGCCAGTAGCCGTGGTCATGCACAAGAGACCATTAACGGTTTGCTGACCTTTCCAGAGACGATCAAGAATCAGCTTATCACTTCATTTTCAACAATTCAGGGAGCGGCTGCGAACCGTCAGGCACTACTTGATTACCAGCAGCACTTTTATTCAAGTGCCCTCAAAGAAGCTAAACAACAAGACTTTCAGGGGTATGTGGTGTCCGCCGGTAAAGATCCTTATCGATTAAAGCAGTTTGTTGAGCTACTGAGCCAGCACCAGGTGAAGGCGTATCGACTGGAAAAACCCTTGAAGATTAAAGCGCAACTGTTTAAAGCTGGGGATCTTTACATCCCACTGGCGCAGCCTCAGGTCCGCCTCATTCTGGCTATGTTCAGTGAGCAAACGCATTTTAAAGACAATACATTTTACGATGTATCGGGATGGACCTTGCCACATGCGTACGATCTGGACTTTGCACAGGTCACCAGCAGCTGGGGTCTGAATGTCAGTGACACCCAGTGGCAGCCGGCTGCCTTGAGTGAACCAGAGCCCCTGCCTGGCAAAGCGTACGCTTATGCTTTCTCATGGCAGCATTATCTGGCACCCAAGTTACTCAACCAGCTATTGACACAAGGGCTGGAAGCGCGTGTTGCATTGCAGTCATTCACTGCCAGATTGGAAAACAAAGAGCAGCATTTTGATGCCGGCACGATAGTGATCCCTGCGGGACTGCAAAACCAGGATGACTGGCAGCACGTGCTGATAAAACAGGCAATGGAACTCGGTATCCCACTTACAGCCATCAGCTCGGGTCTGACGCCTCAGGGTATCGATTTAGGTTCTCGTCGAATGATGCCGCTACGCAAGCCTGAAGTATTATTGGTAGGAGGGCAGGGCACCAGTCAGTATGAAGTGGGTGAAGTCTGGTACCACCTCGACAGGCATGTAGGGATTGCGCCAAGTATCATAGAGTTAAATCGCCTTGAGCGGGTTGATCTGAGTCGTTATAGCCACATTGTGCTGGCTGATGGACGCTATTCAGCGCTGAGCAAAAAAGCACAAGCTGCCATTATCAGCTGGGTTCAAAAAGGTGGTGTGATCTGGGGTCATAAGCGCGGAGCGCAGTGGCTGATAGAGCATCAATTGCTCAATGCCAAAGCCATCGGTAGCAAAGAAATGCGCGCGGCGTTTGATACTAAGAGGCTGCGCTTTGAAGATAAAGAGCAACTGGCCGCACAACAACGTATTGCAGGTGCCATTTTTGGGACTGAATTAGATGTGTCCCATCCACTGGCCTTTGGTTTTGAGAACAACACCTTACCAGTATTCAAAAATAGCACCTGGGTTATTGAGTCCAATGAAGCCCCGTTCCTGGACGTAGCTGTGTATCAACAGCAGCCGTTACTGGCGGGTTATGCCGATGAGCGAAATGTCTCACAAATCGCAAAATCAGCAGCTCTGGTCGCTGACAGCTATGGAAATGGAGTGGTCATCGCGATGACAGACAACCCTGTTTTTCGCGGTTTCTGGTATGGCAGCAGCAGATTGTTTAATAATGCGCTCTTTTTCGCACACGCGCTTCATTAGGCCGGTGTCAGGCACGTAGCACATGCCCAGATCTGTTCAGCGCCAGCGTGACGACAGAGCTGGGCGGCAGCATTTAACGTTGCCCCTGTAGTGATCACATCGTCAACCAACAAAATACGCCTGCCAGCCAGCGTTTCTGATAAGGTAAAAGCCTGACGCTGGTTGTGCAATCGAGCCCTGCGATTTAGCGATTGCTGGGCTCGGGTTATGCGTTTCGATAAAACGGGTAGAATAGATAGCTGGGTTTCAAGTACTCGGCCCCAGGTCTGCATCACCTGATTAAAGCCACGATTGACCAAGCGGTGTTTAGGCAAAGGGATAATAATAGCGGCATCAGCCTCAATCAGTTGCTCCTCACAGTAACACTGCCACTGGTGCGTGATGACCTGGCGCAGCAAGCAGGCTGCATGATTCCTCTGATGCAGTTTTAAATCACACAACCAACGTTTTAGGGCACCACGATACCAGCCACAGGCTATCAGTCCATCACAGTCGGGCAAGTTGAATTGTGCTTGTATATCAGGGCGTAATAACAGATTCCCCTCCGCGGGAGAGAAAAGTGGCAGGGCTTCCAGACATGACGGGCACAGGCCTGTGGTGTCAGTTGGGTTGCGGCAACAAGCACACTGGCAGGGGAACAGAGTCTGTGTGATTACACGGGATAATGACATTGCTTTCCATCCTTGAATCGCTATCATAGCGACAAGTTTGGTTGAGGAAGTGAGTTAATGCAAAGCGAAATTGTCCTACTGCACGGCTGGGGAATGAATAAACAAGTATGGCAGCTGAGTGTTGAACAGCTTCAGCAGACGCAGGCTTTGCCCGTTCGTGCGATCAATTTACCAGGCTTTGGTGGCGCGGCATTTCCTGAACACATCTCCACCTTAGATGAGGTTGCAGATGACATTGCAGCTCAATTGGGCAATGACTCAGTGCTGGTTGGCTGGTCTCTGGGTGGACTTGTGGCCCTTAATCTGGCGCATCGATATCCGGAAAAAGTTGCCAAACTTGTGCTGGTGGCATCTAATCCTTGCTTTGTGGAGCAGCCTGACTGGCCTGGAATTAAACCGAAAGTGCTGGCAGGGTTTAAACAAGCACTGGCAGATGACAGCGCCAAAACCATCGAGCGATTTCTTGCGATTCAGGCTATGGGCAGCGAACATGCCCGGGATGACATTAAACAATTGCGTCAGCTGTTAGGTCAGCTACCAGCTGCGCATCCCAAAGCACTCAGCCTTGGGCTGGATGCATTACAAAACTGTGATTACCGCGCTGATTTTGCTGCACTCAGTCAGCCTGTATTCGGGCTGTTTGGTCGCCTCGATGCACTGGTACCGAGCGATGTGATTGAGCGAATGGCCACACTCAATCCGCAGTTCAAGGCGTTTACCTTTCCCAAAGCATCACATGCACCGTTTATTTCCCATAAAGATGAGTTTGTTACTCATTTAAAATCAATTCTTTAGTTTTCCACAATGGAAAAAGCGGCAAATTTTTGCCGCCTTTACTTTATTTCGTCTATAAATTGAGCAATAATTAGGTTGAGATTTTCTAACTTTAGGGCGAGATATGGCAGTCAATGATATCCTCAATGCAGGTGTTCAGGGTTTTGAGTTTGCCCGTCAAAGTGCCGAGCAAGCCGCAGCCGATATCAATAAGGCAACACT is a window of Pseudoalteromonas sp. R3 DNA encoding:
- the dinF gene encoding MATE family efflux transporter DinF, producing MKPLNRAHTSHHFQLLAIAAPMILSNISVPLLGLVDTAVIGHLSDAYYLAGIALGSGSIALLFWLASFLRMSTTGEIAQAYGQQDSGRALQSLSASMSFALAFALLLIVCTPWLLELIAVLSGASPQVLEQAEVYFSIRIYSAPAAMLNLVMLGFMLGMQYGRGPFYVVLFTNIVNIVLDVLFVVVLEFAVAGAAWASVIADYSALVLSCCLLRKVLNGAGWQWQLKVPNREEVQRLLHLNRDIFIRSLMLQLCFSFMTFYGARLGEDILAANAVLLNFLMLVSFAMDGIAYAVEAKVGQAKGARDLFMLRRWVRISCIWAGCFALLYTGIFTLFGSFVIGLLTDIPAVIDTAQVYLPWLIVLPLIATSCFLFDGVFVGLTRAKEMRNSMLLSAVLGFFVPFWLAQHWGNHGLWFAMSCFMGLRGLTLILKYRQLSVRQQLLN
- a CDS encoding phosphoribosyltransferase family protein, with the translated sequence MSLSRVITQTLFPCQCACCRNPTDTTGLCPSCLEALPLFSPAEGNLLLRPDIQAQFNLPDCDGLIACGWYRGALKRWLCDLKLHQRNHAACLLRQVITHQWQCYCEEQLIEADAAIIIPLPKHRLVNRGFNQVMQTWGRVLETQLSILPVLSKRITRAQQSLNRRARLHNQRQAFTLSETLAGRRILLVDDVITTGATLNAAAQLCRHAGAEQIWACATCLTPA
- the bioH gene encoding pimeloyl-ACP methyl ester esterase BioH, with the translated sequence MQSEIVLLHGWGMNKQVWQLSVEQLQQTQALPVRAINLPGFGGAAFPEHISTLDEVADDIAAQLGNDSVLVGWSLGGLVALNLAHRYPEKVAKLVLVASNPCFVEQPDWPGIKPKVLAGFKQALADDSAKTIERFLAIQAMGSEHARDDIKQLRQLLGQLPAAHPKALSLGLDALQNCDYRADFAALSQPVFGLFGRLDALVPSDVIERMATLNPQFKAFTFPKASHAPFISHKDEFVTHLKSIL
- a CDS encoding polysaccharide deacetylase family protein; this translates as MRSIKWFHVLVLILVLFNTRTGLAAVILQYHHVSEKLPAVTSVSEATFRQHLNFLKSEQFSVIALDELIQQLQAGKTLPPKTVAITFDDGYLNNMEAAAPVLEQFGYPYTIFVNPKLIDEKKGYVMSWEQLRQLSKRGALIANHSAQHDYLHLKKAGESQAQWRSRIRQDLVWSQARIKEEIGHDLPYIAYPYGEFDRPLQELVAELGLVGIGQHSGAVGPDSDFTRLPRFPASGIYANLNTLKTKLYSLAFSLAKTDYQDSVTVNRTPSITLTFKEMDFYQNQFACFVSGLGKADLTWQGTKTVTITTTKPLPNGRSRYNCTAPSKRFSGQFYWYSQPWVITDASQR
- a CDS encoding M14 metallopeptidase family protein — protein: MYRLLIVLCVLSLQLSAKPLSFYFDDTQQFDPLVPKPHEVLGYEVGEWHVRPEQLVHYLSKLAETSPRVTIKTIGHSHEHRPLVLLTITNESRLRDIEAVKKAHLSAFEQPQPRKEAPAIVWLGYSVHGNEPSGSNTAMLVAYYLAAAQGEKIDALLRDTVILLDPSLNPDGLARFANWANSHRGQVLSSDPQHREHVEGWPSGRTNHYWFDLNRDWLLLQHPESQARIAAFHEWKPNVLADFHEMGPNSSYFFQPGIPSRTHPLTPERNQSLTAAIGQFHADALDQTGQLYFTQESFDDFYYGKGSTYPDINGSVGILFEQASSRGHAQETINGLLTFPETIKNQLITSFSTIQGAAANRQALLDYQQHFYSSALKEAKQQDFQGYVVSAGKDPYRLKQFVELLSQHQVKAYRLEKPLKIKAQLFKAGDLYIPLAQPQVRLILAMFSEQTHFKDNTFYDVSGWTLPHAYDLDFAQVTSSWGLNVSDTQWQPAALSEPEPLPGKAYAYAFSWQHYLAPKLLNQLLTQGLEARVALQSFTARLENKEQHFDAGTIVIPAGLQNQDDWQHVLIKQAMELGIPLTAISSGLTPQGIDLGSRRMMPLRKPEVLLVGGQGTSQYEVGEVWYHLDRHVGIAPSIIELNRLERVDLSRYSHIVLADGRYSALSKKAQAAIISWVQKGGVIWGHKRGAQWLIEHQLLNAKAIGSKEMRAAFDTKRLRFEDKEQLAAQQRIAGAIFGTELDVSHPLAFGFENNTLPVFKNSTWVIESNEAPFLDVAVYQQQPLLAGYADERNVSQIAKSAALVADSYGNGVVIAMTDNPVFRGFWYGSSRLFNNALFFAHALH
- the nfuA gene encoding Fe-S biogenesis protein NfuA, with translation MITISETAQSHFAKLLADQADGTNIRVFVVNPGTAQAECGVSYCPADAVEDSDIRLPFNGFDAVVDAESAPFLEEAEIDFVTDKMGSQLTLKAPNAKAKKLSNNASLEERVEHMLVTEVNPQLANHGGQVSLVEITAEGIAVLQFGGGCNGCSMIDVTLKEGIEKEMIAKFEEITGVRDITEHSRGDHSYY